In Methylocystis echinoides, one genomic interval encodes:
- the mraY gene encoding phospho-N-acetylmuramoyl-pentapeptide-transferase: MLTLLAELSPYFSPLNVFRYITFRAAMAAATALFCVFFFAPETIAALRVRQGKGQPIRTDGPQSHLVTKKGTPTMGGLMILSGLIVATLLWAKLSNAYVWIVLFVTVSFGAIGFYDDYLKVTKQSHAGFSGKARLALEFLIAGVACYFLTKVGGENMSKLAIPMVKGYIGSLGMFFLVFGAFVIVAAGNCVNLTDGLDGLAIVPSMIAVGTFAIFAYLVGNSIFSNYLGVNYVAGVGELTIVCAAFVGAGLGFLWYNAPPAQIFMGDTGSLALGGLLGTVAVAVKQEFVLAIVGGLFVLEGASVIIQVAYYKTTGKRIFLMAPIHHHFEQKGWKEPQIVIRFWIIAFVLALIGLATLKLR, translated from the coding sequence ATGCTCACGCTGCTTGCGGAACTGTCACCCTATTTCAGTCCGCTCAACGTCTTCCGCTACATCACCTTCCGCGCCGCCATGGCGGCGGCGACCGCGCTTTTTTGCGTCTTCTTCTTTGCGCCTGAGACCATAGCGGCGCTGCGCGTGCGGCAGGGGAAGGGACAGCCGATCCGCACCGATGGGCCGCAATCGCATCTCGTGACCAAGAAGGGCACGCCGACGATGGGCGGGCTCATGATCCTCTCCGGCCTCATCGTCGCGACGCTGCTCTGGGCGAAGCTCAGCAACGCCTATGTCTGGATCGTTCTTTTCGTCACCGTGTCCTTCGGCGCGATCGGCTTCTACGACGATTACCTGAAAGTGACCAAACAGTCGCACGCGGGTTTTTCCGGGAAGGCGCGCCTCGCGCTCGAATTCCTTATCGCGGGCGTCGCCTGCTATTTCCTCACCAAGGTCGGCGGCGAGAATATGTCGAAGCTCGCCATTCCCATGGTGAAGGGATACATCGGCTCGTTGGGAATGTTTTTCCTCGTTTTCGGCGCTTTCGTCATCGTCGCCGCCGGCAATTGCGTCAATCTTACCGACGGTCTCGACGGATTGGCGATCGTGCCGTCGATGATCGCGGTCGGCACCTTCGCGATCTTCGCCTATCTCGTCGGCAATTCGATTTTCTCGAACTATCTCGGCGTCAATTACGTGGCGGGCGTCGGCGAATTGACGATCGTCTGCGCGGCCTTTGTCGGCGCGGGGCTCGGATTCCTCTGGTACAACGCGCCGCCGGCGCAGATCTTCATGGGCGACACCGGCTCGCTCGCGCTCGGCGGTCTGCTCGGCACGGTGGCGGTGGCCGTGAAGCAGGAATTCGTGCTCGCGATCGTCGGCGGCCTGTTCGTGCTCGAGGGCGCTTCGGTCATCATCCAGGTCGCCTATTACAAGACCACCGGCAAGCGCATCTTCCTCATGGCGCCGATCCATCATCACTTCGAACAGAAGGGCTGGAAGGAGCCGCAGATCGTCATCCGCTTCTGGATCATCGCATTCGTGCTGGCCCTCATCGGCCTCGCCACGCTGAAGCTGAGGTGA
- a CDS encoding putative peptidoglycan glycosyltransferase FtsW — MISRAERTAFSDWAWTIDRWLLAGIGLLIIAGLVFAMAGSPPVAERLHLPTFHFVNRQVAYLLPALAVMIGASFLSPRLVRRAALVVFIVSLALVVGTLFFGQEVKGAKRWIFGIQPSEFLKPAFVVVVAWAFSEGARRKDVPGNLIALLLFPLTIGPLVLQPDFGQTMLVSIVWGALFFMAGLHVIWVVGLGGVALLAALLAYKFVPHVHARIEAFLEPPPPVAGVPANFQSETALESFIAGSWFGKGPGEGTVKRILPDSHTDFIFAVIGEEFGVLVCIALALVFAFIVVRGLFLAARNEDPFCRFATAGLVMLFGLQSCINMAVNVHLMPAKGMTLPFVSYGGSSLISLSLGMGFLLAVTRKRPRTRVLTEVAASGQPVPAAA, encoded by the coding sequence ATGATTTCGCGCGCCGAGCGAACCGCATTCTCGGACTGGGCGTGGACGATCGACCGATGGCTGCTTGCGGGCATCGGCCTGCTCATCATCGCGGGTCTCGTCTTTGCGATGGCCGGCAGCCCGCCGGTGGCGGAGCGTCTGCATCTGCCGACCTTCCACTTCGTCAACCGGCAGGTGGCCTATCTTTTGCCGGCGCTCGCCGTCATGATCGGCGCGTCGTTCCTCTCGCCGCGGCTCGTGCGCCGCGCGGCGCTCGTCGTCTTCATCGTCTCACTGGCGCTTGTCGTCGGCACGCTGTTCTTCGGGCAGGAGGTGAAGGGCGCCAAACGCTGGATCTTCGGCATTCAGCCCTCGGAGTTCTTGAAGCCCGCCTTCGTCGTCGTCGTCGCCTGGGCCTTTTCGGAGGGCGCGCGTCGCAAGGACGTGCCCGGCAATCTCATCGCGCTGCTGCTCTTTCCGTTGACGATCGGCCCGCTCGTGCTGCAGCCGGACTTCGGCCAGACCATGCTCGTTTCAATCGTCTGGGGCGCGCTGTTCTTCATGGCCGGCCTGCATGTGATCTGGGTCGTCGGATTGGGCGGCGTGGCGCTGCTTGCGGCGCTGCTCGCCTACAAATTCGTGCCGCATGTGCATGCGCGCATCGAGGCCTTTCTGGAGCCGCCGCCGCCTGTCGCGGGCGTGCCGGCCAATTTCCAGTCCGAGACCGCGCTCGAAAGCTTCATCGCTGGATCGTGGTTCGGCAAGGGGCCGGGCGAAGGCACGGTGAAGCGCATCCTGCCGGACTCGCACACCGACTTCATCTTCGCCGTGATTGGCGAGGAGTTCGGCGTCCTCGTCTGCATCGCGCTGGCGCTCGTCTTCGCCTTCATCGTGGTGCGCGGCCTCTTCCTCGCGGCGCGTAACGAAGACCCGTTCTGCCGCTTCGCGACCGCCGGGCTCGTCATGCTGTTCGGCCTGCAAAGCTGCATCAATATGGCGGTGAACGTGCACCTCATGCCGGCGAAGGGCATGACTTTGCCCTTCGTCTCCTATGGCGGCTCGTCGCTCATTTCGCTGTCGCTCGGCATGGGTTTTCTGCTTGCCGTCACGCGTAAGCGCCCGCGCACCCGCGTCCTGACCGAGGTCGCCGCCAGCGGCCAACCTGTTCCAGCAGCTGCGTGA
- the murC gene encoding UDP-N-acetylmuramate--L-alanine ligase codes for MKLPRDLGPIHFVGIGGIGMSGIAEVLLNLGYKVQGSDATENANVKRLSEKGAAVFVGHDAKNLGEAAVVVVSTAIKRDNPELAAAREKRLPVVRRAEMLAELMRLKQCVAIAGTHGKTTTTSLVATLLDAGGLDPTVINGGIINAYGTNARLGAGDWMVVEADESDGTFLKLPADIAIVTNIDPEHLDHFHTFDAIKDAFRAFIENIPFYGFAVMCLDHPTVQELVGKIEDRRVITYGENPQADVRLLDVNLEGGVSRFNILLRDRKTAQATYLENLLLPMPGHHNALNATAAVAVAYQLGLSPDQIRKALEGFGGVKRRFTRTGEWNGVQIFDDYGHHPVEIAAVLRAARASTKGKVVAVMQPHRYTRLQSLFDTFATSFNDADVVIVADVYAAGEQPIPGVDRDALVNAIRAHGHRRAMGLPSPEVLPAMVREIVAPGDYVVCLGAGNITQWAYALPEQLAAGGAA; via the coding sequence ATGAAACTGCCGCGCGATCTCGGCCCCATTCATTTCGTCGGCATCGGCGGCATCGGCATGTCCGGCATCGCCGAGGTGCTGCTCAATCTCGGCTACAAGGTGCAGGGCTCCGACGCGACCGAGAACGCCAACGTCAAGCGGCTTTCGGAAAAGGGCGCCGCTGTCTTCGTCGGTCATGACGCCAAGAATTTGGGCGAGGCGGCGGTGGTCGTCGTCTCGACCGCCATCAAGCGCGACAATCCCGAGCTTGCGGCGGCGCGCGAGAAGCGTCTGCCCGTCGTGCGCCGGGCGGAAATGCTTGCTGAGCTGATGCGCCTCAAGCAATGCGTCGCCATCGCCGGCACGCATGGCAAGACGACGACGACCTCGCTCGTCGCGACGCTGCTCGACGCCGGCGGGCTGGACCCGACCGTCATCAATGGCGGCATCATCAACGCCTATGGCACCAATGCGCGACTGGGCGCCGGCGATTGGATGGTGGTCGAGGCCGACGAAAGCGACGGCACTTTCTTAAAGCTTCCGGCCGATATTGCGATCGTGACGAATATCGACCCGGAGCATCTCGATCACTTTCATACCTTCGACGCGATCAAGGACGCGTTTCGCGCCTTCATCGAGAATATTCCGTTTTACGGCTTTGCGGTGATGTGCCTCGATCATCCGACGGTGCAGGAGCTCGTGGGCAAGATCGAAGATCGGCGCGTGATCACCTACGGCGAAAACCCGCAGGCCGACGTCCGGCTGCTCGACGTGAATTTGGAAGGCGGCGTCTCGCGCTTCAATATCTTGTTGCGCGATCGCAAGACCGCGCAGGCGACCTATCTTGAAAATCTCCTGCTGCCCATGCCCGGCCATCACAATGCGTTGAACGCGACGGCGGCCGTGGCGGTCGCCTATCAGCTCGGCCTCTCTCCGGACCAGATCCGCAAGGCGCTCGAGGGCTTCGGCGGCGTCAAGCGCCGCTTCACGCGCACGGGCGAATGGAACGGCGTGCAGATCTTCGACGACTACGGCCACCATCCCGTCGAGATCGCCGCCGTGCTGCGCGCCGCGCGCGCCTCGACCAAGGGAAAGGTGGTGGCGGTGATGCAACCGCACCGCTACACGCGCCTGCAATCGCTGTTCGATACCTTTGCGACGTCCTTCAACGACGCCGACGTCGTCATCGTCGCCGACGTTTATGCGGCGGGCGAGCAGCCGATCCCGGGCGTCGACCGCGACGCGCTCGTGAACGCCATCCGCGCGCATGGCCATCGCCGCGCCATGGGTCTGCCCTCGCCGGAGGTGTTGCCGGCCATGGTGCGCGAGATCGTGGCGCCGGGCGACTACGTCGTCTGCCTCGGGGCCGGCAATATTACGCAGTGGGCCTATGCGTTGCCGGAGCAGCTCGCGGCGGGCGGAGCAGCATGA
- a CDS encoding D-alanine--D-alanine ligase yields the protein MTKHVAVLMGGLSAEREISLRSGTACARALEEQGYRVTPVDVSHDVASLLASLKPDVAFNALHGKFGEDGCVQGVLELLRIPYTHSGVLASSAAMNKEVAKVLMAAAGVPVPKGRVVHRLEAAQAHVLPPPYVLKPVSEGSSFGVFIVKADQERPPLELTCADWAHGDLMLAEEFVDGRELTCAVMGERALDVIEILAADGGWYDYHAKYAKGGSKHLLPANLKEKIYQEVQHLAIEAHRALGCRGVSRADFRYDDRPGGTGALVVLEVNTQPGMTETSLVPEMAAFAGFSFGELVKWMVEDASCDR from the coding sequence ATGACCAAACACGTCGCCGTGCTGATGGGCGGGCTGTCCGCCGAACGCGAGATCTCGCTGCGCTCGGGAACGGCCTGCGCGAGGGCGTTGGAAGAGCAGGGCTATCGGGTGACGCCGGTCGATGTGAGCCACGACGTCGCGAGCCTGCTCGCTTCGCTCAAGCCGGACGTCGCCTTCAACGCCTTGCACGGGAAGTTCGGCGAAGACGGCTGCGTTCAAGGCGTGCTGGAATTGCTGCGCATCCCCTACACGCATTCCGGCGTGCTCGCTTCCTCGGCGGCGATGAACAAGGAGGTCGCCAAGGTCTTGATGGCGGCGGCGGGCGTGCCGGTCCCCAAGGGCCGCGTCGTGCATCGGCTGGAGGCGGCGCAAGCGCATGTCTTGCCCCCGCCCTATGTCTTGAAGCCGGTCTCGGAAGGCTCCTCCTTCGGCGTTTTCATCGTCAAGGCGGACCAGGAGCGCCCGCCGCTGGAGCTGACCTGTGCGGACTGGGCGCATGGCGATCTGATGCTCGCGGAAGAGTTCGTGGACGGGCGCGAGCTCACCTGCGCCGTGATGGGCGAACGTGCGCTCGACGTTATCGAAATCCTCGCCGCGGACGGGGGCTGGTACGACTACCACGCGAAATACGCGAAAGGCGGCTCCAAACACCTTCTTCCGGCAAATCTTAAAGAGAAAATTTACCAAGAGGTCCAACATTTAGCGATCGAGGCTCACAGAGCTCTCGGCTGTCGCGGCGTCAGTCGCGCGGACTTCCGATACGACGATCGTCCTGGCGGGACGGGCGCGCTCGTCGTTCTGGAGGTGAACACGCAGCCGGGAATGACGGAGACCTCGCTCGTGCCAGAAATGGCGGCTTTTGCAGGTTTTTCGTTCGGCGAGCTAGTCAAATGGATGGTGGAAGACGCATCCTGCGATCGTTAG
- the murG gene encoding undecaprenyldiphospho-muramoylpentapeptide beta-N-acetylglucosaminyltransferase, with amino-acid sequence MTESPILLAAGGTGGHLFPAEALAHALAARGVPAELVTDERALAYGGSFPARAMHCIPSATPRGGSFIAKAQAVARLAYGTAQAAKVFRSLKPRAVIGFGGYPTVPPLLAAAFLKIPTVLHESNAIMGKANRFLAGHVDRIAAGLPNLAAPAPLQGKIVVTGNPVRPAVLDAANIPYPSFDDGAFRLLVTGGSQGARVMADIVPEAIAALPDNLRSRLRLVQQTRAEDIARVEAIYRSAGVAVDIAPFFKDLPLRIAQAHFVISRSGASTVSELAVIGRPALFVPLPHSLDGDQAANAAFIEQAGAAETVRQADFSPAFLTARLAELMESPEALAQRAEAAKRVGVPDAAERLADLILSVAQSRA; translated from the coding sequence ATGACGGAAAGCCCGATCCTTCTCGCCGCCGGCGGCACCGGCGGCCATCTCTTTCCAGCCGAGGCGCTCGCCCATGCGCTTGCCGCGCGCGGCGTTCCCGCGGAGCTTGTCACCGACGAGCGCGCGCTCGCCTATGGCGGGAGCTTTCCGGCCCGCGCGATGCATTGCATCCCGTCCGCGACGCCGCGCGGCGGCTCGTTCATCGCCAAGGCGCAAGCGGTGGCGCGCCTCGCCTATGGAACGGCGCAGGCGGCGAAAGTGTTTCGATCGCTGAAGCCCAGGGCGGTCATCGGCTTCGGCGGCTATCCGACCGTGCCGCCGCTGCTCGCCGCGGCCTTCCTCAAGATCCCAACGGTCTTGCATGAGTCGAACGCCATTATGGGGAAGGCCAACCGCTTCCTCGCCGGCCATGTCGACAGGATCGCCGCCGGCCTGCCCAATCTCGCTGCGCCCGCGCCGCTGCAGGGCAAGATCGTCGTCACCGGCAACCCGGTCCGCCCGGCGGTGCTCGACGCCGCGAACATCCCCTATCCGTCATTCGATGACGGCGCCTTTCGTCTTCTCGTCACCGGCGGCTCGCAGGGCGCGCGCGTGATGGCGGATATCGTGCCCGAAGCGATTGCGGCGTTGCCCGATAATCTTCGGTCGCGCCTTCGTCTCGTGCAGCAGACCCGCGCGGAAGACATCGCCCGCGTCGAGGCGATCTACCGGAGCGCCGGCGTCGCTGTCGACATCGCGCCTTTCTTCAAGGATCTCCCCTTGCGCATCGCACAGGCGCATTTCGTCATCTCGCGCTCCGGCGCCTCGACGGTCTCGGAGCTTGCGGTCATTGGCCGCCCGGCGCTGTTCGTGCCGCTGCCGCACTCGCTCGACGGCGATCAGGCGGCAAACGCCGCCTTTATCGAACAGGCCGGCGCGGCGGAGACGGTCAGGCAGGCGGACTTTTCGCCCGCCTTTCTGACGGCGCGCCTGGCTGAGCTCATGGAATCGCCCGAGGCGCTCGCACAGCGGGCCGAGGCGGCCAAGCGCGTCGGCGTTCCGGACGCCGCCGAAAGACTTGCCGACCTTATTTTGAGCGTGGCGCAAAGCCGCGCGTAA
- a CDS encoding FtsQ-type POTRA domain-containing protein: MDGGRRILRSLGETTALPLVHFPAAEPQPAGAGGPIPAAAPAAHAAPRAIPRRRIDHPLFTRFAFLGRPGVGLLGLLLLFGGVGFGGLVENGGYDAFVSREGQPWDIVARTVGFDIAAVTITGQSRMTEKELLRAAGVDARNSLPFLDAAGVRERLMAVPLVKSARVMKLYPNRLVIAIEERRPHALWQQDGRVTVVADDGVAIDELRDERYLGLPFVVGEGAQKRLPEYLQLLAGLGDLAQRVKAGVLVSGRRWDLDMTSGMLVKLPEENPARAVATLLRLQRESRILDKDIMSIDLRAPDRVAVRLTEEAAAAREAALPHKTKKTGG, from the coding sequence ATGGATGGTGGAAGACGCATCCTGCGATCGTTAGGGGAGACGACTGCCCTTCCGCTCGTTCATTTTCCTGCGGCCGAGCCCCAGCCCGCGGGCGCCGGCGGGCCCATTCCCGCCGCGGCGCCGGCCGCCCACGCCGCCCCCCGCGCCATCCCGCGCCGCCGCATCGATCACCCGCTCTTTACCCGTTTTGCGTTTCTTGGACGGCCCGGAGTCGGCCTCTTGGGTCTCCTCCTGCTCTTCGGCGGCGTCGGCTTCGGCGGCTTGGTCGAAAACGGCGGCTATGACGCATTCGTCTCGCGCGAAGGCCAGCCCTGGGACATCGTCGCGCGCACGGTCGGATTCGACATCGCCGCTGTGACCATTACCGGTCAGTCGCGCATGACGGAAAAGGAGCTCTTGCGGGCCGCGGGCGTCGACGCGCGCAACTCGCTGCCCTTCCTCGACGCCGCCGGCGTGCGCGAGCGGCTGATGGCCGTCCCGCTGGTGAAATCCGCCCGGGTGATGAAGCTCTATCCGAACCGTCTCGTGATCGCGATCGAGGAGCGCCGTCCACATGCCCTGTGGCAACAGGACGGTCGCGTCACGGTTGTCGCCGACGATGGCGTCGCCATCGACGAATTGCGCGACGAAAGATATCTCGGCCTGCCTTTTGTCGTTGGCGAGGGCGCGCAGAAGCGGCTGCCCGAGTATCTCCAACTGCTGGCCGGCCTCGGCGATCTGGCGCAGCGCGTAAAGGCCGGCGTGCTCGTCTCGGGCCGGCGCTGGGATCTCGACATGACCAGCGGCATGCTGGTCAAGCTGCCCGAGGAAAACCCCGCGCGCGCCGTCGCGACGCTGCTGCGCCTCCAGCGCGAGTCCCGCATTCTCGACAAGGACATCATGTCGATCGACCTGCGCGCGCCGGACCGCGTCGCGGTGCGCCTCACGGAGGAGGCCGCCGCCGCGCGTGAGGCGGCGCTGCCGCACAAGACAAAGAAAACGGGTGGTTAG
- the murB gene encoding UDP-N-acetylmuramate dehydrogenase: protein MTFADLTPDIAARMPDLRGKLSANEPLAPYTWFRVGGPAQLLFMPADEADLAYFLARLPRDIPVVVIGLGSNLIVRDGGVAGVVIRLSAKGFGDIVVEDARLRVGAAVPDVKAARAAADAGVDGLAFYRGIPGAIGGALRMNAGAHGGETKDALIEARGVDRDGHIRVFSNAEMGYSYRHCSAPEEIIFTQALFQGRPGDPQTILAEMDRITQAREASQPIKEKTGGSTFKNPEGHKAWRLIDAAGCRGLIVGDAQVSEMHCNFLINRGQATAADIETLGETVRRRVKETSGVELHWEIKRIGIP from the coding sequence ATGACCTTCGCTGACCTCACCCCCGACATCGCCGCGCGCATGCCCGACCTGCGGGGCAAGCTGTCCGCAAACGAGCCGCTCGCGCCTTACACCTGGTTTCGCGTCGGCGGACCTGCGCAGCTTCTCTTCATGCCGGCGGACGAGGCCGATCTAGCTTATTTTCTCGCGCGTTTGCCGAGAGACATTCCGGTCGTCGTCATTGGCCTCGGCTCCAATCTCATCGTGCGCGACGGCGGCGTCGCGGGCGTCGTGATCCGCCTTTCGGCAAAGGGCTTTGGGGATATTGTCGTTGAGGACGCGCGCCTGCGCGTCGGCGCGGCCGTGCCCGACGTCAAGGCGGCGCGGGCGGCGGCGGATGCGGGCGTCGACGGGCTCGCCTTTTATCGCGGCATACCCGGGGCCATCGGCGGCGCGCTGCGCATGAACGCCGGCGCGCATGGCGGCGAAACGAAGGACGCGCTCATCGAGGCGCGCGGCGTCGATCGCGACGGCCATATCCGGGTCTTCAGCAACGCTGAGATGGGGTACTCTTATCGCCACTGCTCGGCCCCCGAAGAGATCATCTTCACGCAAGCGCTCTTCCAGGGACGCCCCGGCGATCCGCAGACCATCCTTGCCGAAATGGATCGCATCACGCAGGCGCGCGAGGCCTCGCAGCCGATCAAGGAAAAGACCGGCGGCTCGACCTTCAAGAATCCTGAAGGCCACAAGGCGTGGCGGCTGATCGACGCCGCCGGCTGTCGCGGACTCATCGTCGGCGACGCGCAGGTGAGCGAGATGCACTGCAACTTTCTCATCAATCGTGGCCAGGCGACGGCCGCCGACATCGAGACGCTCGGCGAGACGGTCCGGCGGCGGGTCAAGGAGACGAGCGGCGTCGAGCTGCACTGGGAAATCAAGCGGATCGGAATTCCTTAA
- a CDS encoding UDP-N-acetylmuramoylalanyl-D-glutamyl-2,6-diaminopimelate--D-alanyl-D-alanine ligase, giving the protein MRQEPLWSGLALVGALQARVSGALAREATGVSIDTRTLQPGDLFVAIRGEARDGHEFVRAAFEKGAAAAVIDEAHALDLAGVGPLFVVKDVQRSLEFLGMRARDRTAAFIAAITGSVGKTSTKDMTRLMLSRFGGAHASVASYNNQWGVPLTLARMPASTRYGVFELGMNHAGEIAGLVAQVRPHVAVITRVAPVHLEFFDSVEGIADAKAEIFTGLEGGVAIINRDDDHYARLAEAASPYAGHIFDFGESQGAQARLLDYRSVGDAYEITADILGNRLVYRIGAPGKHIALNSLAALLVAVAFDIDVAKAAEAFVEFTPTAGRGQRETLDTGDGVFTLIDESYNANPTSMRAALDLLCSTTPSPGGRRIAVLGDMLELGPQAGELHAGLAEDVERAKVDLLFTAGPLMSRLYYAAPERLRGAHRATPLELEEAAVAAIRPGDVVMVKGSNGSRISRIVAALKEKFAAETAS; this is encoded by the coding sequence ATGAGGCAGGAACCCCTTTGGTCGGGACTCGCGCTGGTCGGCGCCCTTCAGGCCCGCGTCAGCGGCGCGCTGGCGCGCGAGGCGACGGGCGTCTCGATCGACACGCGCACGCTGCAGCCGGGCGATCTATTCGTCGCCATTCGCGGCGAGGCGCGCGACGGCCATGAGTTCGTGCGCGCAGCCTTCGAGAAGGGCGCCGCCGCCGCCGTCATCGACGAAGCGCATGCGCTGGATCTCGCCGGCGTCGGACCGCTCTTCGTCGTGAAGGACGTGCAGCGCTCGCTCGAATTCCTCGGCATGCGCGCGCGCGACCGCACCGCCGCTTTCATCGCCGCGATCACCGGTTCGGTCGGCAAGACCTCCACAAAAGACATGACGCGCCTCATGCTGTCGCGTTTCGGCGGCGCCCATGCCTCTGTCGCCTCCTATAATAATCAGTGGGGCGTGCCACTGACTCTTGCGCGCATGCCGGCCTCGACGCGCTACGGCGTTTTCGAACTGGGCATGAACCATGCGGGCGAAATCGCCGGCCTCGTCGCCCAGGTGCGCCCGCATGTGGCCGTGATTACGCGCGTCGCTCCCGTCCATCTCGAATTCTTCGATTCCGTCGAAGGCATCGCCGACGCGAAGGCGGAAATTTTCACGGGGCTCGAGGGCGGCGTCGCCATCATCAACCGCGACGACGACCATTATGCGCGGCTCGCCGAGGCGGCGTCTCCCTATGCAGGCCATATCTTCGATTTCGGCGAATCCCAAGGCGCGCAGGCGCGGCTCCTCGATTACAGGAGCGTCGGCGACGCGTATGAAATCACCGCTGATATTCTCGGCAACAGACTCGTCTATCGCATCGGCGCCCCTGGCAAGCATATTGCGCTGAATTCGCTCGCCGCTCTGCTCGTGGCGGTCGCCTTCGACATCGACGTCGCAAAGGCCGCCGAGGCCTTCGTGGAATTCACGCCGACGGCGGGCCGCGGACAGCGCGAGACGCTCGATACGGGCGACGGCGTCTTCACCCTCATCGATGAAAGCTATAACGCCAATCCGACCTCCATGCGCGCGGCGCTCGATCTGCTGTGCTCGACGACGCCGAGCCCGGGCGGCCGCCGCATCGCCGTGCTGGGCGACATGTTGGAGCTTGGCCCGCAGGCGGGCGAACTCCACGCCGGCCTCGCCGAAGATGTGGAACGCGCCAAGGTCGATCTGTTGTTCACGGCGGGCCCGTTGATGTCGCGGCTGTATTACGCGGCGCCGGAGCGGCTTCGCGGCGCCCATCGCGCCACGCCGCTCGAACTGGAGGAGGCGGCGGTCGCCGCAATTCGGCCGGGCGACGTCGTCATGGTCAAAGGTTCCAACGGGTCGCGCATCTCGCGAATCGTCGCGGCGTTGAAAGAGAAATTCGCGGCCGAGACGGCCAGCTGA
- the murD gene encoding UDP-N-acetylmuramoyl-L-alanine--D-glutamate ligase: MTPVTTFKGKTVALFGLGGSGLSTAKALIAGGAQVCAWDDGEAGRLKAVAQGVPLEDLSQSDWSRFSALILTPGVPLTHPEPHWTVPLARAAGVEIIGDIELFCRERAAQTGGSPFIAITGTNGKSTTTALIAHILREAGRDVQLGGNIGVPILDLEPPSDERIHVIECSSFQIDLTPSLNPTIGILINLTPDHIDRHGTMENYAAVKERLVAGAEVALVGVDDAYTHAIGARLAANAREGQRVVPVSGARALDWGFYAEKGEVYFREQGHPPEEAELLGVLTGARALRGAHNAQNAAFAAAAGWECGLEDEEIARGLQSYPGLPHRMEEVGRIERALFVNDSKATNADAAEKALASFADIYWIIGGKPKEGGIEPLRGYFSRIRKAYLIGAASDDFARTLEGALPYEHCETLDVATFRAACDALAGDAAEPIVLLSPACASYDQFPNFEARGDAFRKHVQGLPTKLSARGGT, from the coding sequence ATGACGCCGGTCACGACCTTCAAGGGCAAGACTGTCGCCCTGTTCGGCCTCGGCGGCTCGGGGCTTTCCACCGCCAAGGCGCTGATCGCCGGCGGCGCCCAAGTTTGCGCCTGGGACGACGGCGAGGCCGGGCGGCTGAAAGCCGTTGCGCAGGGCGTGCCGCTCGAAGATCTCTCGCAGAGCGACTGGTCGCGTTTTTCCGCGCTCATTCTGACGCCGGGCGTCCCTTTGACGCATCCGGAGCCGCATTGGACCGTGCCGCTCGCGCGCGCCGCCGGCGTAGAGATCATCGGCGACATCGAGCTTTTTTGCCGCGAGCGGGCGGCGCAAACCGGCGGCTCGCCGTTCATCGCCATTACCGGCACCAACGGCAAGTCGACGACGACAGCGCTCATCGCGCATATCTTGCGCGAAGCGGGTCGCGACGTGCAGCTCGGCGGCAACATCGGCGTGCCGATCCTCGATCTCGAGCCGCCGTCGGATGAGCGCATTCACGTCATCGAGTGCTCGTCCTTCCAGATCGACCTCACGCCCTCGCTCAACCCGACGATCGGCATTTTGATCAATCTGACGCCCGATCACATCGACCGGCATGGGACAATGGAAAATTACGCCGCCGTAAAGGAGCGGCTCGTCGCGGGCGCAGAAGTCGCGCTCGTCGGCGTCGACGACGCTTACACCCATGCGATCGGCGCACGCCTCGCCGCCAATGCGCGCGAGGGTCAACGCGTCGTCCCGGTCTCCGGCGCCCGCGCGCTCGATTGGGGTTTCTATGCCGAGAAAGGCGAGGTCTATTTCCGCGAACAGGGTCACCCGCCGGAGGAGGCCGAGCTTCTCGGCGTGTTGACCGGCGCGCGGGCGTTGCGCGGCGCGCATAATGCGCAGAACGCGGCTTTCGCGGCCGCGGCCGGCTGGGAATGCGGCCTCGAAGACGAGGAGATCGCGCGCGGCTTGCAAAGCTATCCCGGTCTCCCGCATCGCATGGAGGAGGTCGGGCGGATCGAGCGCGCGCTCTTCGTCAACGATTCCAAGGCGACCAACGCCGACGCCGCAGAGAAGGCGCTCGCGAGCTTCGCCGACATCTATTGGATTATCGGCGGCAAGCCGAAGGAAGGCGGCATCGAACCGCTGCGCGGCTATTTCTCGAGAATCCGCAAGGCGTATCTCATCGGGGCCGCGAGCGACGATTTCGCGCGCACGCTCGAGGGGGCTCTTCCCTATGAGCATTGCGAGACGCTCGACGTCGCAACTTTCCGCGCCGCCTGCGACGCGCTCGCGGGCGACGCCGCCGAGCCGATCGTGCTGCTGTCGCCGGCTTGCGCGTCCTACGACCAGTTCCCCAATTTCGAGGCGCGCGGCGACGCGTTCCGCAAGCATGTTCAGGGATTGCCGACGAAACTCTCCGCCAGAGGAGGAACATAA